ACCCGAACTCAAGCGCACCCTCGGCAACTTCCACACCTTCGCCGCCGGGATCAGCTACATCTCGATCCTCACCGGAACCTTCCAGCTGTTCTACTTCGGCTACGGCAGCGGCGGCCCCGCCTACTGGTGGTCGTGGCCGATGGTCTTCGTCGGCCAGTTCATGGTCGCCCTGTGCTTCGCGGAGCTGGCCGCCCGTTACCCCGTCGCGGGATCGGTCTACAACTGGTCGAAGAAGATAGGCAACAGACATCTGGGCTGGCTCGCCGGCTGGATGATGTTGATCGCGTCCATCGTGTCCATCTCGGCCGTGGCGCTGGCCTACCAGTTGACGCTGCCGCAGATCTCCGACGTGTTCCAGATGGTCGGTGACGGCACCGGCAAGTACGACGTGGCGACCAACGCGGTCATCCTGGCCGCGGTGTTGATCCTGTTCACGACCCTGGTGAACGCCTTCGGCGTCAAGCTGATGGCCACGATCAACACGGCGGGCGTGTTCATCGAGTTGATCGCCACCGTCGTCCTGATCGTCCTGCTCGCCGTCCACATCACGCGCGGTCCGCAGGTGGTGATGGAGACGAACGGCACCGAGGCGGGCTACGGCGCCGGATACCTGGGTGCCTTCCTGGTGGCCTCGCTGGCCTCGGCGTACGTCATGTACGGCTTCGACACGGCCGCGTCCCTGGGCGAGGAGTCCCTGGACCCGTCCCGCAACGCTCCCCGCGCCATCATCCGCGCGATCGTCGCCTCCTTCGTCCTCGGCGGCCTCATCCTGCTGCTCGCGCTGATGAGCGTCTCCAGCCTGAAGGGCGAGCAGCTGTCCACGGACGGCCTGCAGTACATCGTGCTCGACGTGCTCGGGTCGACGGCCGGCAAGGCGATGCTGTGGTGCGTGCTCATCGCCGTCACCGTGTGTGCCCTGGCGGTACACACGGCGGCGATCCGGCTGGCGTTCGCGATGGCCCGGGACAACAACCTGCCGGCCTCCTCGCTGCTGGCCAAGGTCAGCCCGCGGTTCCAGACACCTGTACTGCCCGCAGTGATCATCGGGATCCTGGCGCTGGCGATCCTGGTGGTCAACATCCGCCAGCCGCAGATCTTCACGGTCGTCACCAGCATCGGCATCATCATGATCTACCTCGCCTATCTGGGTGTCACCGCGCCGATGCTGGTGGCGAGGCTGCGCGGGAAGTGGCAGCCGGCGGGCGACGGCAGGTTCTCGCTCGGCCGCTGGGGACTGCTCGTCAACATCGTCGCCGTGCTGTGGGGCACGGTCATGACCCTCAACCTGATCTGGCCGCGCGCCGCGGTCTACAACGCCAGCGCTCCGTACCACTGGTATCTGCGCTGGGGCGCGGTGCTGTTCGTCGCGGTCATCGCGGGCGGCGGCTTCGCCTACTACTGGTTCGTCCAGCGGCACAAGACGGGCGTGCTCGCCGAGCACCGCCTGGAGGACACCACCGCACCGACCGCTCCCCTCGCCACTCCGACGGCCGACTGAGAACCGGCTGCTCCGACTACTCCGGTTACTCCGGTTACTCCGGTTACTCCGGTTACTCCGGTTACTCCGGTTACTCCGGTTACTCCGGCTATAAGGAGGTCCACACTCATGAGCATCGATGAGTTCGACTATGTGGTGGTCGGGGGCGGCACCGCGGGCAACGTGGTGGCGGCCCGGCTCTCGGAGGATCCGTCGGTCACGGTGTGCGTCCTGGAGGCGGGACCCAGCGATGTCGGCGACGACGACGTCCTCAAACTCGAGCGCTGGATGGGGTTGTTGGAGTCCGGCTACGACTGGGACTACCCGGTCGAACCGCAGGCGAGCGGCAACAGCTTCATGCGGCACGCCCGCGCCAAGGTGCTGGGCGGCTGTTCCTCGCACAACTCCTGCATCGCCTTCTGGGCACCGGCCGAGGACCTCGACGGCTGGGCGGCGGCCGGCTGTACGGGCTGGAGCGCCGCCGATCTCTTCCCGCTCTACCGGCGGCTGGAGAACAACGACGCGCCCGGCGACCACCACGGCCGCACCGGCCCGGTGAAGCTGCGCACGCTGAAGAGCGACGATCCGTGCGGCACGGCCCTGCTGGAGGCCTGTGCCCAGGCCGGGATCCCGACCACGCCCTTCAACACGGGCAGAACGGTGGTCCGGGGCGCGGGCTGGTTCCAGATCAACTCCGACGAGAACAACATCCGTCAGTCCTCGTCCGTGGCGTACCTCCACCCCGTCATGGACAAGCGGCCGAACCTGGAGGTGCGCACGGGGGTGCGGGCCAAGAAGCTCGTGCTCGACGGGCGGCGGTGCGTGGGCGCCGAATACCTGGACCCGGACCTGATCCATACGCGGACGGTACGGGCCAGACGCGAGGTGATCGTGTCCTGCGGGGCGATCGACTCCCCCAAGCTGCTGATGCTGTCGGGCATCGGCCCTGCCGGGCACCTGCGCGAGGTCGGCGTCGAGGTGGTCGTGGACGCGCCCGGCGTGGGCGAGAACCTCCAGGACCATCCCGAGGGCGTCATCATGTGGGAGGCCGGGCAGCCCATGACCACCGCCTCCAGCCAGTGGTGGGAGGCGGGCATCTTCTACGACACCGAACCGGGCCTGGACCGGCCGGACCTGATGTTCCACTACGGGTCCGTGCCGTTCGACATGAACACCGCGCGGTGGGGCTACCCCACGTCCGAGAACGCCTTCTGCCTCACGCCGAACGTGACGCGCGCGAAGTCACGGGGGACGGTTCGGCTGCGGACGCGGGACTACCGGGACAAACCGAAGGTGGATCCGCGGTACTTCACGCACGAGCACGATGCGCGGGTGATGACGTACGGGCTGAAGCTCGCGCGTCGTATTGCCGCGCAACCGGCACTCAGCGGCTGGGCGGGCGCCGAACTGGCTCCCGGCCCGGACGTCCGCACCGACGACGAGCTGCTCGACTACATCCACAAGACCCACAACACCGTCTACCACCCGTCGTGCACCGTGAAGATGGGCGCCGACGACGACCCCTCGGCCCCGCTCGACGCGCGGCTGCGGGTCAAGGGGGTCGAGGGGCTGCGGGTCGCGGACGGCTCGGTCATGCCGGACCTCGTCACCGTCAACCCGTGCATCACGACGATGATGATCGGCGAGAGATGCGCGGATCTGCTCAAGGAGGACGCGTGACGGCTATGCGGGCCGCTTGAACATCCGTGTCGCCGTGATCTCGCTGTGCACCGCTTCACCTTCTCCGGCCGGGGCCTGCTGCGGCAGTCCCGGCCGGAGGTGTTCCTCCACCCGGATGTACTTCAGCCCCGCTCGCAGATCGGCGTCGTTGCGCAGCCGGATGACCAGCGGGAACTCGGCGAGCGCGGTCGTGTCGAACAGCCCGGTGGTGTAGAGGAGCTGAACGCCCAGCGCATCCGACACAGCCCTCTGGAGCTCCAGCAGGTACGTGGCGTTGGCGCGCCCGATCGGATTGTCCAGGAACAGCGTGCCGGCGTGCCGGTGCTTGTCCCGGCCTCGGTCGTTCGACCTGAGCGCGGCCATCGTGCAGTACAGGGCGATGGCGGCGGTGAGCAGCTGACCGCCGGAGAACACGTCGCCCATCTGCCCCACGGGCACGCGCTCGGCGCGCAGTACGGCGTCCGGCTTGAGGATCTCCACGGCCACCCCCTTGGGCTGGAGTGCCGCGGCGACGCCCCGCAGCAGCAGGGACATGCCGTCGCGCCGCAGGTCGGAGTTCTTCTTGACGGCGGCCCGGGTGGCCTCGTCGATGACCTCGCCGAGCCGCTCGGTGAGCGTGGCCTGGTCGGGCTCCTCGAAGCGGATGCGCAGGAACTCCTGCCCGGACCACTCACCGAGGCCTTCCGGCAGCCGGGAGAGCCGCTGGGCGGACCTGAGCGTGGCGAGGGCCGACTCGACGAGCCCTCTGAGGCGGTCCACGATCGAGTCCCTGTTGCGCTCCAGCTGCTCCAACTCGTCCGTGAGCACCCGGAGTCGGGGCGCGAAGGCGTCCGCCCACTTCTGGGCGTGCTCGGGCAGCGCGGAGGCGGGCAGTTCGCGGATCTGCTGCCGTGCCGGGGTGCGGACCTGCTCGTAGCGCGTGGAGTTGGCGTGCCGGACGAGGATGTCGCTCGCCTCGCGCACGGCGGACTCGGCGGCCGACAGGTCGGCGGCGCAGCCGCGCAGCGAGCGGCGGGCCTCGGCGGCGGACTGCCGGGCCTCCTCCAGGCTGCCGGGGTGCGGCTCCGGCTCCTCCTGCTCCTCCTCAGGGGCGTGCTCGCGCAGCAGGTCACGCAGCATGGCGGCGATCTCGTCGAAGCCGCCGGCCGCGTCCTCGGCGGCGCGGTGGGCGTCGAGCAGTTCGGTGTGCGCTTCCCGTGCCCGGGTCAACGCCTCGGTGCGCGAGGCGAGTTCGGCGGTCGCCGTGCGCAGCAGCGCCTGCGCGTGTTCGGCGTCGCGCGGCTGAAGCTCCTCGGGCAGCTCGGTGTGCGCCTCACCGTCCTCGGGCGCGTGCCGCTCGGCCTCGCCGCGCAGGCGTCCGAGCTGCTCGCTCGCGCTCGACATCCGGGTCTCCAGGAGCTGCACCAGCTCCTCCGCCCGCGCTACGGCGGCCTGCCGGGACGGCCCGTCGGAGCCGTCGGGCGACTGGAGCAGCTGCTCCGCGCGCGTGCGGACCTTGTTGCTCAGCCGGTCCAGCTCGGAGCGTGCCGCGCTCTCGTCGCTCTCCGCGCGCGCCTGCTCGGCGCGCAGGTCGGCCCCGACGCCGACCTTCTCGTACACCTGGGAGGCGGCCCGGTAGGCCTCACGGAGGGCGGGCAGGGACGCCTTGGGAGCGTCCGCGTCGCTGTCCGGTACGTCGTCGGGGGCGCCCGCGATCTCCGAGCGCTCGGCCCGCAGCGCCCGGGCGGTGCGGCGGGCGTCGTCGGCGGCGCGCTGGGCGGCCCGCCGGTCCTCGTCGGCGGCCCGGGCACGCTCCAGGCAGGCCTGGGCGCGGGCCTCCGACTCGGTGGCCTCGTCGGCGAGTTCGCGCAGTTTGACCTGCCAGCCGGCGCGCTCGCGCAGCCGGAAGGCGAGCCCGGCGAGGGCGTCGGCGGCGCGCCGGGCCTTCTGGGCCGCCTCCTGCCGCTCGTCCCGGACCTGCGCGGCCTCGGCGGCGGCTTCATCGGCCTCGGCCCGCAGGGTCCGCGCCTCGGCCAGCTCGGCCTCCGCCTCCGCCGCGAACGCGCGCGTGTCCTGGGCGGCCTGGGCCAGCTCGACCAGCCGGCCGGCCGGGCAGCCGGTGCGCCAGGAGGAGAGCCGCGCCGCCAGCTCCCGGTCCTTGCCGAGCCGTGCGGCGAGCGTGCGGATCTCCTCGTCTCGCTCGGTGGCCCGCGCGCGCAGCGCCTGCCGCTCCTCGTCAGCGGCGTGCTCGTCGTGCATGGCCGGGTTCGGCGGTACGAGGAAGACGGCACCGGTCTCGGAGTCGGGAGCCGGCGTCGGTGCGAGCAGGGCGGCGGCCGTTCCGACCGCCACGGCGGACCTCGGCAGCAGCGCGGCGTCGATCAGCGCCTCCCGGGCACGCACGTGCGTGGCGGGGTCGGTGATGATCACGCCGTCGACCAGTTCCGGCCGCGCGGCCAGTACGCGCGCGTGGTCGACGGGGTCGACGGCCTGGGCGAGGTAGCGCCAGCCGGGCAGTGCGGGGATGCCGTGCTCGCCCAGGAACTCCACGGTGGCCAGCACGTCCGGGCCGGGCGGCAGCAGCCCGCCGTCACCGAGCGCGCCCAGGATCCGGGAGTCGTCGGCGGCGGCGGTACGCAGGTCGAAGAGCTGCCGCTCGGCGGAAGAGACGGCATCGTCGAGCAGCTCGCGCAGTTCGTCGGCGAAGCGGTCCAGGTCCTCGGGAGTGAGACCTGACGGGTTGCCCTCGTCGGTGTCCTGCCGGGGCCGCGGGACCACGGGGCGTGCTTCGCTTCCGGTCAGGCTGAGCAGTTCCGCCAGCCGGTCCTCCCCGGCCAGCCCTTCGGCGAGGCGGCGCTCGGCCTCGTAGGACCGCTCCGCCGCCGTGGCCGCGTCCTCCGCGCGGGCCGCCGTCAGCTCGGCGCGGGACTCGGCCGAAGCCGCCTCGCGCGCGTGCTCCGTGGCCCGGCGCGACGCCTCGCGCGCGGTGTCCCAGGCGGCGACCGCCGTCTTCTCGGCGTCGCTGGCGGCGAGGGCCGCGCGCGCCGGGTCGGCGTCGGGCGCGCTGTCGTCGAGCCAGCCCGCGCGCACCGCCTCGGTGGTCTCCTGCTCGACTTCGCTCAGCCGCTGCCGCAGATGCCCGACCTCGCTGCGGGCACGCTGCGCTTCGGTGGCGGCGCCGGTGGAGTCCCGGTGGGCGGACTCGCTGACCTCCTGGAGGGCGGCGGACCGCTCCTCCTCCTCGTTGGCGAGGGTCTCGGCGCTCTCCGCGGCCGCGTGCAGGGCCCGTACGAGATCGACGGCGGCCTTGGCGCGGGCGGCCAGAGCCGGTGCCGCGTCCCGTTCGGCCTCCTGGATGGCGGCGGCCACGCGGGCGACCCGGTCGGCGGCGGCGCGGTGGCGCAGCACGGTCTCGGCTGCCTGCCAGGCGGAGTGCAGCGTGCGCGCGTCGGCGAGCTCGCGCTTTTGTGCGGCGGCGGACTTCTCGGCGGCGGCGAGCGCCAGCGAGGCGTGCCGGTAGGCGAGTTCGGCGGCGATCAGCGCGCTGCGCTCCCGGGCCGCCTCGGCGTGCGTGACGGCATGCGCGGCGGCGGTGACCCGTTGGGCGAGGTCGGCGGCTCGCACCCGCTCCTGGGCTCCCCGGGCGGAGAGCCGGCGCACCAGGGTCCGTGTACGGCGTTCGGCGCCGGTGTGGATGTCACGCGCGCGGGAGCGGGCCTCGGCGGCCTCGACGATCCGCCCGAGCAGGTCGACCGACCCGGCGGTGAAGTCCCGTTCGGCGATCAGCTCGGCGCGCCGCCCCAGCTTGTTGCCGAAACCGCTGACCAGGTCGGCGAGCCCGTCGGTGTCCCGCGTGTCCGTCACGGCGCGCAGCAGCAGGTCGGTGAAGTCGGAGTCCTTCTTGACCGCGAAGAGGCCGGCGGCCTCGCCCTCGTCGGCGTTCATCTCCCGCTGGTAGCGGAAGAGTTCGGGGTCGAGCGCGAGGTCGCCGAGGTGCTCGATCCAGCGGTCGTGGATCTCCTCCCAGTGCACCTCCAGGTGCGGATACGCCTTGCCCGCCTCGGTGAGGGCGTCACGGAAGCCCTTCATGGTGCGCCGGCGGCCCTGAGCGGCCGACTGCCCCTCGACGGGCGGCCGTACGGCGGTGGACTCGGCCACCGGCAGGCTGTCCAGGGTCAGCCCGGGGCCGGGCCGGAACGAGTACCAGGCCTCGGCGAACTTCCGCGGGTCGTTGGAGACCTGGCGCCCCCGCCACTCGCTGACCTTGCCGACGACGACGCACTCGCCGGTCTGCACGTGCTGCCACTCCAGCGCCACGTGCCCGCAGTCGTCCGCGAGCAGGAACTTCCGCAGCACACCGGAGCTGGCGCCGCCGAGCGTGTTCCGGTGGCCGGGCAGCATCACCGAGAAGATCAGCTTCAGGAGGACGGACTTGCCGCCGCCGTTCTCCAGGAAGAGCACACCGGCGGGGGCTGGCCGGCGCGGCGGGCCGACCGGCTCCTCCTCGAAGAACTCCGCCTGGGTGGGCGCGGGGTCGGGCACGGGCTCGCCCACGCCCCGCAGGTCGAGCACGGTGTCGGCGTAGCGCGCACCGGCGGGCCCGATGGAGTAGAGGCGGACGCGGGACAGCTCGTACATGGCGGACTCTCGTAAGTCTTCGGCGAAGGTGCGGTGGGTCAGGAGTGGAACGGCAGCCCGGCGTCGGCCACCAGGTCCAGGTCGTCGGTGTCCTCGGCGGGCAGCAGGGTCGGCGTTCCGTCGGTGACCGGGACGACGCCCAGCTCCAGTAGCTCGGCCATGGCGGCACTGCCCGCCATGTCACGCACCTGGAGCTGATAGCGGGCCGTGGTCCGGTAGGTGCCGCCGTTGTCGTCCCCGGTCCGCTGCAGGAATCCGGAGTCGGTGAGGAAGGCGACGGCCTTGCCGACGATGCCGGTCGTCGAACCGGCGAGCCTGCGCGCGTCCTTGGTGGCGCCGGTGGCGCTGCGTCTGACCCAGATCCGCCAGGCGGTCTCCAGGCCGGGCGCGTCGGTCGCCGGGTCGGTGTTCTCGCCCTGCGCCTCCGCGCGCTCCTCCAGACGGCGGCAGGCCTGGCGTACGAAGGCGTCGACGCCGTTGACCGAGACGCGCCCGATGTACCCGTCGTCGGCGAGGTCCTCGGGCCGCGGGAACGCCATGGCGGCGACGGCGAGATGCGCCAGCCCGTGCAGGAAGCGGTCCCCCGAGTCGGCGGACGTGCGGCGCGCGTAGTCGCCCATGCGGACGGCGAACACCGAGTCCTCGGCGGCGGTCACGGCCATCCCCGCGCGCGGGGACACCTCCAGCACGACCAGCCCCAGGCCGGCGGCCACGGCGTCGGCGAGCCGCGCGAACGGCGGGTCCTCGCGGTAGCGCCGCAGCAGCTCCGTGTACTCCTGGTCGCGGGCGGGCTGCAACTTGGGCTGCAGGCCGAAGGCGACGAGCCGCGCCGCGTCCGCGGCATCGGCGGGGGTGACGGCACTGCTCACCGGCGCGGCGGCGGCCTCCGTGTCACTCCGGTCGACGTGCTCGGTCACGGTCGGGGCTCCTTGCTGAGATGGTTCACGAAGAGGTACGTCACGCCTACGCCGCCTCCGTCCTGTCCGCCGCCATCCCCGCCGCGTCCAGCAGAGCAGTCCCCACGATCAGGTCGGCGCCACCGAACTCGGGGTCGTCCAGCTCCGTCCCGTCGTCCACGGCGAACAGCAGCTTCTCCTCGCCCTGCCGATAGGCCGTGCCGACCGGCGGGCTGGCCGCGTGCACCGCCAACAGGGCCACCAGGTAGGGCAGTTCGGGATCGCGTCGCCGGGCCTCCGCCAGCAGTCCCGACAACCGCCGCGGCGCGTCCGCCGGCAGATCCAGCAGCTCCGTGGCGGCCGCCAGCTGCTCCTCGCTGAACCGGCTGTCGTCCGGCGTGGCGATGAGGTCCGGCTCGGGCATCTCCGCGCCCAGATGCTCCCGCTCCACGGGCGGCGTCAGCAGTATGTCGACGAGGTCGCCCACCCGCACCGACACGGGGGTACGCAGTCCGGTCCCGCGCGCGAAGAACGCGTCGGTGACCCTGACCGCCTGCTCCAACGGCAACGGCAGGACCGGCGCGACGAGATGGCCGTACAGGTCTATCCCCGATGTCGTCATGGGCGTGGCGAAGGCCTGCCGGTCCTGCTCGGCGCGGAAGAGCGGGCCCGCTTCCAGGAGCCGGGACTGCAACTGCGTGTGCCGCCGGATGCAGTCCTTGACGATGTCCACCAGCTCGGCGGCACGCCGCTTGTGCTCCTGGTCCTCGGACTCGTCGCGTGCCTTGCGGATGTTGGTCAGGATCGCGTTCTCGTGGCGGTAGCGGTCGGCGACGTGGTCGAGGGCCTCGGCGATCATGTCGGGCACGGTGGTGAGCCAGTCCACGGCCCGGACGTTGCGCCGGGTCGCGTCCAGGGCCCTGCGCAGCGTCTCGGAGTACTGGACGGTTCGGTACCGGGCCTGTTCGGCGGCCAGTTGGGCGTCGGCCAGGCGGCCGCGGCTGATCAGCACCTCCAGCTTGACCTCGGCGGCGATCTGCGCGCTGGTGACGTCCGTGTCGAGGGCGCCGACCAGGACGTTGACCGCCTCGTCCGTCGTACGGAGGTAGACGCTGCCGCCGGGGCCGGGCACCTCCTCGATCAGCTTGAAGTCGTAGTCACGGCGCACATAGGTGCCGTCCGGCGCGAACGTGCCGTACACGGCCCGGAAGCCGCGGTCCACGCTGCCGACGTTGATGAGGTTCTCCAGGACCCAGCGGGCCACGCGCTCGTGCTCGGCGACGGGCCGCCGCGGGGCCTGGGCAGCGATGCGCGGGATGAGCCGGGCGACGATCTGGTCGTGGTCGGCGCCGGTGTCGAAGTCCATGTTCAGCGTGACCAGGTCGATGGCTGCGAGCGCCACCTCCGCCATGCCGTACACCGAGTACTCGCCCGCCAGGTTGGCCTTGCGGGCGTCGAGGTCGTGCAGCGGCGCGGTGCAGGCGAGCGCACGCAGCCGCCGCGCCAGTCCCTCGTCGGCGGCCGGGCCCGGAGCGGGGCGCGGCCCCGCGCTGAGCTGGGGCGGAACACTGTCCGTCGATGCAGGCGAAGTCACGGTGCACAGACTAGGTCCTCGGTCTGACAACGACCCAAACGGCGCAGAAGCGACCCGGCGTCACGGTTGTCGGACCTGTGCGGCGGATCGGCCGGGGGCACCGCGTCTGCGGCATGGTCCGCCGGAGGAGCCCTAACCCTCCTCGCCGACCCGCCGCCGGTACACCTCGACCACCCGCTCCAGCGAGTCGTGGAGGTACACCGCGAGCAGTTTCTCCGCCTCCCGCTTGTCCCCCGCCTGCAGCGCCTGAAGGATCTGCTGGTTGCGGGCGAGGTACGGCTCGTGCAGCCGGCGCGGCTCGTCCACCACGTGAAAGGCGAGGCGCAGTTCGGCGAAGACGCTGCGCATCAGCTCGTCGGTGCGGTCGCTGCGCGCGAGCGCGACGAGCTCCCGGTGGAAGTGGATATTGGCCGTGCCCAGCGCTTTCCAGTCACCGTCACGCGTCGCCCGCTGTCCTTCGGCCACGGCCTCGGCAAGGCCGTCCAGGACGTAGGGGGGCTCGCCGAGACCCCGTACGACGGCGCACTCGACGAGGCCGCGGGTGCGGTAGATGTCCTCGACGTCCTCGACCGTCAGGACCCGGACGAAGACGCCGCGGTTCAGCTCGTGGACGAGCAGGCGTTCATGGGTGAGCAGCCGGAACGCCTCGCGCAGTGTGTTGCGGGAGACGCCGAGGGCGCCGCCGATGCTGTCCTCCGACAGCCGTGTCCCGGGCGGGAAGTATCCCTCGGCGATACGGCTCCTGAGGATGTCCGAGACCCGTTCGGCCGTGCTGGTGCGGCCCAGGAGGGCGCGGTCGTCGGCCAGTCCCGTCAGCTGCTCTGCCATGCCGGGAATTCAATCGCAGATACGAGAACGAAACAACACGGGTATTGAAGGATCGTTCAACGATCCTCTACCTTGCTACGAACGGCTCCGCCCGCTCACCGCGGCTCCGACGGCTTCCGCACGGCACGGCTCAGTTCCTCACGCACCCTCCGTCCTCCCTCTGCGAGGTGCCCATGAGCACGACCCCTCGACCACAGGCCCTGTCCACCGACACACCTCCACCCCTGGATGAACGCCCCGCC
The nucleotide sequence above comes from Streptomyces sp. NL15-2K. Encoded proteins:
- a CDS encoding amino acid permease → MTTTEQPTGPQRHDDAELAEFGYKPELKRTLGNFHTFAAGISYISILTGTFQLFYFGYGSGGPAYWWSWPMVFVGQFMVALCFAELAARYPVAGSVYNWSKKIGNRHLGWLAGWMMLIASIVSISAVALAYQLTLPQISDVFQMVGDGTGKYDVATNAVILAAVLILFTTLVNAFGVKLMATINTAGVFIELIATVVLIVLLAVHITRGPQVVMETNGTEAGYGAGYLGAFLVASLASAYVMYGFDTAASLGEESLDPSRNAPRAIIRAIVASFVLGGLILLLALMSVSSLKGEQLSTDGLQYIVLDVLGSTAGKAMLWCVLIAVTVCALAVHTAAIRLAFAMARDNNLPASSLLAKVSPRFQTPVLPAVIIGILALAILVVNIRQPQIFTVVTSIGIIMIYLAYLGVTAPMLVARLRGKWQPAGDGRFSLGRWGLLVNIVAVLWGTVMTLNLIWPRAAVYNASAPYHWYLRWGAVLFVAVIAGGGFAYYWFVQRHKTGVLAEHRLEDTTAPTAPLATPTAD
- a CDS encoding GMC family oxidoreductase N-terminal domain-containing protein, producing MSIDEFDYVVVGGGTAGNVVAARLSEDPSVTVCVLEAGPSDVGDDDVLKLERWMGLLESGYDWDYPVEPQASGNSFMRHARAKVLGGCSSHNSCIAFWAPAEDLDGWAAAGCTGWSAADLFPLYRRLENNDAPGDHHGRTGPVKLRTLKSDDPCGTALLEACAQAGIPTTPFNTGRTVVRGAGWFQINSDENNIRQSSSVAYLHPVMDKRPNLEVRTGVRAKKLVLDGRRCVGAEYLDPDLIHTRTVRARREVIVSCGAIDSPKLLMLSGIGPAGHLREVGVEVVVDAPGVGENLQDHPEGVIMWEAGQPMTTASSQWWEAGIFYDTEPGLDRPDLMFHYGSVPFDMNTARWGYPTSENAFCLTPNVTRAKSRGTVRLRTRDYRDKPKVDPRYFTHEHDARVMTYGLKLARRIAAQPALSGWAGAELAPGPDVRTDDELLDYIHKTHNTVYHPSCTVKMGADDDPSAPLDARLRVKGVEGLRVADGSVMPDLVTVNPCITTMMIGERCADLLKEDA
- a CDS encoding GntR family transcriptional regulator, with translation MAEQLTGLADDRALLGRTSTAERVSDILRSRIAEGYFPPGTRLSEDSIGGALGVSRNTLREAFRLLTHERLLVHELNRGVFVRVLTVEDVEDIYRTRGLVECAVVRGLGEPPYVLDGLAEAVAEGQRATRDGDWKALGTANIHFHRELVALARSDRTDELMRSVFAELRLAFHVVDEPRRLHEPYLARNQQILQALQAGDKREAEKLLAVYLHDSLERVVEVYRRRVGEEG